The Chroicocephalus ridibundus chromosome 4, bChrRid1.1, whole genome shotgun sequence genome contains the following window.
AAAAGCACAGCTCTCCTGGTTTTCTATTTCTCTGCCATTAAAGGAATGATTTCATCCTGCCCTTTGCTCATCATCTGGTTAAGGTTTGCCTCCCTGGCAAAAGGTTCAGTGGGCTATAAAAGCGCAACTGAAATTTGGAGACTTACCCAATATAATACCCTAAAACCCCACACTTCGTTGTCAGCAGTAACTTTACACCCTCACAACCCCTCTTGATCCGCCTCTTCATTCCTGGCTTGCAGTGAGACGCTGTTTCACCCAGCGAACCCCCTCTGACCTGGCCCCGATGTAATGCTGTGCCCAAACCAGCTCTGTTTACCCCCAAAaacagcggggctggcaccaaaaGCCCCGTCCTGGCCGCCCAGCTGCGTCCCAGTTCCTAAAGGTGGTTCCTGCGGTTATTTCACCAGTCCCTTCGCTTCCAGCAAGACCCAGATGTGGAAATTCACCTGCAGGGTAAATATCTTAAATAAATAGTGCTTTCACCTTCCAAACCGGGTTTCCCGGCTGGCGGTGATGCCGGTTACGGAGCAGGGCCACACTGCCCGTGCACGCGTGCTGCCTGGCTCAGgattcccctcctttccctcatttccagcctgctgcagcacagctgtaaCATCAGGCGGAACCGTCCGCGCTTCCAAGAAATGAATGCGACCAGCAAAAAATTgggctggaaaacaaaatccaTTCTGCTCCCTTCGCAGAAAGCTGCCTGCTCTGCGCCTCCTCGGACAGGCTCCTGTAAATCGATATGTTGGTATATACCGGCACCACCCAAGCTCCCTGTGGGTGCCCATGTGGAGCAGAAGGGAACGTTCATACGGCCAAAGGCAGAAATGCTGTGAGACGTTCTCCTTGCCATGCCAGAGCGGAATCTCCCTGTCTCCGAGCTGCACAGCGGAGGATCCAGGTTTTGTCCTGGTCCTCAGGGCTTGGTCCCCAGGGATGGCAAAGGAAACTCTCCCTGAGCAGCGGATCCTTGCAACTTCCCAGGCTCTGGCAGAGGTGGGATCCAGCCAACGAAATTTGCCTTCCCTTTTCTTAACTCCCCACTTCTCAGATGTTTTTCCCTGGAGCCGCCAGGCTCGGTTCCAGCTTGAAACCCCTTCTGCTAGAAGACCCCCCCTCACTGCCCCGCTCCCAAGTGCCCCCCCATTACAAGCACAACTTGGGAGCTGCCAGTCAGCAGTGATGCGCTGGCTGCTTGCCTGCACACAAATATCTATATTTCACAAATAAAGCAGGTTAATTTAAGGCACCGCAGCCTGCAATAGCCTGGCAGCTCCCTAAGGGTCCTTATAAAGCTAAGATTTACAGCATCATCGGACTTGCAATACATCATAATGCTCTGTAGACCTTTTAAATAGAGCGGTTTGGCCAAGACGTGGCTGGATTTAGTCCTGTGCTCAAAGACAGAAGCGTGGCCAAAAAAAGTGAATGCTGAGCAACCAGAGGGGTTCCCaagaatgaaataatattttactgaaataatttcaacCCAGATGATACGTAAAAGAcagctccttttaaaaagaagataccTTCCCCTTCCTTTGAGAAGTGAAAGCTCACAACGAACATGCTCCGACATCTCCTAAGTCCTTCACCAAAGCAAGAAGTAGCAGCAGTAAGTTTGCACGTTAATTGCATAAGAAAAGGTACCTGAGTTTAGACTTGTACAGTCAGTTCTGCCACACCCGCAagtgtgtttatttaaaacatatcAGCCTTGACTACAAGGACTTgctagcacacaaaaaaaacccaaacaaaaaacctccacaattctctttttttggtcttgttgGCAAACTTCAAAGCCTTGAATTTCTGCTCTGGGTgcatgtttttcctctgttcctgGCCAGTGCCAGTGGGTCTCAGGAGCTTTTCTGCAACGACACGAACTGGGGACTGATGAGTTTGGGGAGGAAACCAAAGGAGGCCGAGGAACtctgaaggacagaaaatggGTGCCCAACATGGAGCCCTTGTCGGGGAGTGATGACCATCACCTCTCAGCGGCAGCCAGAGGTCTGAATAAAAATAACGTTGCTCTACCCAAATttgagcagagcagggagctgctCAAGGCGTCCCAGACTGACCCACTCTGGTCGTCATGGCTGCAGAAGGTTCcccctgggcagcagggaggggacaccGAAGGACTTGCAGgggacaaagaaaggaagcagggCGATCTCCAGTTTCAAACAGCCAGTGAACTCGCCCAGGTGGCCAGCTAACTGCACATGGGCCTCACGTGCAGCAATGGAAACGGTGGTGAAAGTGTTCAGTATCTCGCCTGACAAAGCTGCGTCACTCCCACCAGTGGCATGTGACGGGCAGAACGCTCAGGagactaatttttttcctggtCCCATCACATGCTGTAGGTCAAGGTCATAATGCACGGGTGAATCCCACACATAACAAAGCCGGTATCTGTTGACTCTCATGGCTGATGTTTTGGAACAATAATTCACATTTGTCTCCCTGGATACAGAGAACTGAACGACAACTTGGATTAGCGCTGCACAGCCTTGCCCCGAGGACTTGTCATTGTTGATGAGGAAACCACTACCTCTGCCATTGAGATCCTCCGCTCCCACATTCCTCCAGGGCAGAAAGTAGGATATTTTCTAAGCATCAGCTGTAAAAAACCACTTCCCTTCCTGGTTCTACGTAGGGCAGGCAATTAGCTCAGCCTCTTGGACAAGAAAGCTGGCTATTTAAAACACGGCCACTCAAGCTCCCCCGAAGCAGGCACAGGCTGCTGCCCTCATTAGGAGCTCCCCAGTGCAGGGCAAATGAGATCATGGTCATGCAACACGGGATACAGGAATGATCAGCATGAACGCTGTGACCTTGACCTCAGTGACAGGAAGAGCAGCATTTCACTGACGCCAACCCTACACCCTTATTCCAGCACACTCCAATGGcccttggttggttttttttggttttttgtttgtttttttaagatgccCTTTGGCTTTTGTTCTCCACTTCGTTTGCTTTCGATGTAGGAATTTGAGATTTGGCCAAAACTGGTATTTTTAGAAAGGTGATCACCAATTTCTTTCTAGCAAAGTTCAGCTGCAGGAGAGGAACAGCACAATCCTGCACTGGCTTGGGACCTGGTCTAGAGGAACACAAGGCAGGGCAAACAGAGTACCCAAACCACATGGTTCTGTGCCATCTTATATTATCCACACTCAGGAATCCCCAGATTCAGGGGAACAACCGTCACCTCATTTAAAGCAATGCTACCAAAGAGAGCCACCCCTCTGGCCAGTGGCAATTAGACCAGGAAACTCATCCACACCACACATCTGCGCCCCCAGAATCCTGGGGGCTCTCCAGTCTCAGCCTTCCAAAGAGAATGAGGATGGTGTTTTAACACCttgagccagactcttctcagagccgtgcaatgaaaaaaaaaaaaacacgaaaaaacacacaaaccaaacaaccccccccaagaTGCAGTGAATAAACTGCAATAGGGATGCTTCAACCAGAGAAGAAAATGGCCCACAATTCTCAACAAAGGTGGTCAGATGTTGAACAAGGCAATCAAATGTCGCTAGTGCAATCTCCATCCTGGGAGATACTCAAAGCTTTCCCCGATAAGGCACTGAGCAGCCAGGTCTAACTTCAAAGTTTGCCCTGTTTTAGGGTTGGACCACAGACCTTCAACAGCTCCTTCTGATCTAAACTGTCTTATTGACTTACTGGACTAGGCCCTGACTCAGGATTTCTCCAGAAAGGAGACAACAGCAGGTAACAGGAAAGAAATCTAAGATCCCCCAGGCAAGAACGTGCTTGGCAAAGAGCTTTGTTTCCTATTGTGTTTTAACCTCACAGAAGAAGTGGATACTCCAAACCCCTCTACAAGGgttccccatcctgctggggagaggaagacGCACAGAAAGCAAATCCATAGCGGTGCGTTCCCGGGGACGGGAAAGCTGCTGGATTGAGCAGGCACAAACCACAAGCTGGTGCTGGCCAGGAAGCCGAGGAACAATTCATTAGATCTTCTCTGCGTCAGAGATTCAAaggcagagttaaaaaaaaaaacaaaccaaaaccacaaactaAGTCTGAAATCACTTTATTGACAAGTCTCATACAAGAACAGTCAGTGGCAAAAACATTTGAGCGCGATACAGCAATACCACACGTACACGCTTCGTACATCCCAACCTGAGGGCGATTCATTTACAAACAGCCTCTGTCTCCACATACTCAGCTTTACAAACACAAGCAGCATCCTGCCCCATCGGTGAGTTTCAGTgcagcacagggagcagagcctgTCTTTACACCAAAGATCAGCCATGGCTCCCATTTTTCCTGTGAAAGGTCCCACAGGTCTGTTGAGAATGCTCTCTGCAACACAAGGCATCattcccacccaccccagctcATCAAAACACTGACTGAAAGCCCGTCACAAAATGTTTTGCCAATACAAATCTTTTAGAAaactagtattaaaaaaacctgctatATGTAGCATAAAACTATCAGAAAGTGACTGTGCCAATTCCCCCTCTACAGAAATagtattctttagaaaaaaaataataataatcacattACATTAGGAATTCATACAACGTATAACATATTGCATCTTTCTGAAATCCTCTGCGCAGCAGAAGCCCCACACAGCACCTGGGCAGGTACATACAGACCCGTTGGttctgctgtctctgcagaacagcagctgccaAGAATTCGGCTGTTGCAATTTTAGGATTTCGAAAGCAGAAAGCTGCAAGATGGCAAACCAAGTGTTTGTAAATCAGTACCACTCCTTCTcaagaaggaggggggggaaaaaatccaatcACAGGAATCCCTTGATTAAAGAGATACTGCATATCATTTGTTGCTGGTGTCAATGAGACAATACAGTTTTGACTAGTTTTATGTCAGTTTTTGTTTGCAGAGTACCACTTCATGTGCCAGAGGTACCTGCAACATCTTTCAGCGATTTCTGGCCTAATAGGAACATACAGCCAAGCTACAGGAGCTAATAAAACCACATCGGCTTACTCTGTTTCATGAAAAAGCTACTGTAAGACACTGAGAGACACAGGGCTGTCAGCCTGCTGTCTGGAAATAATTAACGTTGATTGTTCCCCAATTCAGTTTTCAGCAACCTGGAAGGTGTTGCACAGAAGAGCAATCCATGTCTTGCCCCCTGTTTTTCCAGGCACAAGATTCAAAGCCCCTGTAGCCTTTATGCACAGCTGGGCTGGAAAGGAGCTGAATCCCCAGGGCCTGAAGGCAGTGCCGTGTGTGAAACCCACTCTGTGTGGTGGCTTAACCTTCCCAAACAGCTCAGCTACTAAGAACTTCGCAACTCCCTGCATAACCTTGAGGAATACCAGGAGCGGGCTTTACATGTGAGGATGTACAAATCAGATGACCTGCTTCTCTAAGAAAACAGCAGTAACCCAGACACAGTTAGCGCagggatattttttgttttgttaggggggatttttgtttgctttctttaacaGAGAGCTGGCAACAGCCAGAGCCCCCCCCTGCACAAAGCGTACAAAGTTATCTCCAGCGAGAGGTCCTAGAGCATACAGCCCTTTCTCCTGAGTGCATTCATAGGAGAACGGGTCAACATCTATGGGATTCCTCTTTGGATTGACTGGTTGGCCACTGTCCATTGCCAAGTCAATGCCGTTATTCGGCAGAAAGGAGAGGTTGGGGTTCGAGCCAGTTAGAACAAGAGCCATGGAAATTTTATAAACTTTCTGGTAGCCATTCTTGTCTTGAAAGATACATTTCTTGTCGTTGCCGAAGGATAGCACGTGATGCTCAGGAAGGCTAACGTAACGCTCATAGGGCCCAGCACAAGCAGCTGACTGTTCTTTCATCATCTGATGGACTTTGTGGTATTCAGGGTACATCATTTTGGGGAGCTGGTTAAATATAAGACCCGGATCAGTGACTCGCCTCCGAAATACATGGATTACTGGAATATTGCAATGGTGAGCAAGGAGAATCGCATCAGCAGCTGTCAGACCAGCACCTACAATCAAGACTGGATCTGACATGATGCCAACAGTGTTGTTCTTCACGGCTTCCTCCAGGGCAGACAGCTGGTGATAGACATAGGAAAGGTTCTCTCCCTTGACCCCAAGCCAAGTAGGACTATCGTATGTTCCTGTCGCTAAGACCACATTCTCTGCATAGATGGAGAAGGGCTCTTTAACGCCTTTCACAGTTTTGAAAAATCCATCCACCTGGAAGACCTCCGTACTTCTCTCATTGAAGCTCCAGAGTGAGTCACTATTCTCCTGCAGATCTTTCTGTGCATGGCTGGAGATGCTCTCTGCGCTCACTTTCCTCACAGAGGTCACAACAGTACCAGCTCTGAAATTCTTCTGCAGTCTTTTCCTCACCACATAGTGTTGGT
Protein-coding sequences here:
- the OSGIN1 gene encoding oxidative stress-induced growth inhibitor 1 encodes the protein MLPDRKMHALLTRPQNKSGFKPLPVVIIGNGPSGICLSYLLSGYIPYFKRDSLHPHPILQRKLEEAPDVSILDQDLEYLSEGLEGRSHSPVALLFDTLQRPDTDFGGTAESVLTWWHETERAIPHLVLGRNAPGGAWHSIEGSMVTLSRGEWMGLPDLPFKDWLKQKRRGLRNNRATAEDIAQYYQHYVVRKRLQKNFRAGTVVTSVRKVSAESISSHAQKDLQENSDSLWSFNERSTEVFQVDGFFKTVKGVKEPFSIYAENVVLATGTYDSPTWLGVKGENLSYVYHQLSALEEAVKNNTVGIMSDPVLIVGAGLTAADAILLAHHCNIPVIHVFRRRVTDPGLIFNQLPKMMYPEYHKVHQMMKEQSAACAGPYERYVSLPEHHVLSFGNDKKCIFQDKNGYQKVYKISMALVLTGSNPNLSFLPNNGIDLAMDSGQPVNPKRNPIDVDPFSYECTQEKGLYALGPLAGDNFVRFVQGGALAVASSLLKKANKNPP